The Pseudomonas sp. SCB32 DNA window GTCGACGCCAACGCGGTAATCCGCCGAGAGCAGCAGGAAGGCGCCTTTGGCCACCGCATGGCCGGTGCAGGCCACGATGACCGGATAGGGGTGGGCGAGCATGCGGCGCGCCAGGGTCGAGCCGGCGGCCACCAGGTTGACGGCGTTGTCCGGGCCGGAGGTCATCACCTTCAGGTCGTAGCCGCCGGAGAGGATGCCCGGCTGGCCGGTCACGATGACCACCGCGCGATCCTGTACCGCCTGGTCCAGTGCCTGATTGAAGGCCTCGATCACCGCGGGGGAGATCGCGTTCACCTTGCCGTTGTTCAGGGTCAGGGTGGCGATGCCGTCTTCGAGTTGGTAGGTGATCAGCTCACTCATGGCGGTAGTCCTTGGTTGGAAATGCGCCAGAACATACTGACGGGGGGAGCGGGCGTAAAGCACTTTGGCTGACCGGTGAGTCACCCGTAATCCGGGTTCTGTGGGGAGTCGTACGCATTTCTGGGAAGCTGTCGTGGAGGGCATCGATCCGTACTGTTAAGCTGCCACTATTGCCCGTGACATCCTCGTTCTCGCAAGGACCGCCGCTGTATGTCGAAACTCGCCAAATGGATATTCCTCGCACTGGTCGCCATTGCCCTGATCATCAAGGCGTCCTTGTGGCTGTCCGTGCGCAGCATCGTCGATGATGCGATTGCCCAGTTGTCGCCAATCATGGAAGTCAGCTACGGCGGCATTTCCTCGTCCTTCGACGGTCGGGTGGGGCTGAAGAATGTGGTGATCAGGGTGCCCCTGGCCCACGACAGCCTCAAGGTGGCCCATGCCCAGTTGAAGTTCAACGGCTTGCGCGAGCTGCTGAGCTTCAAGGAGCGCCTGGCCGAGCACAAGTTGCCCGAGCAGTTGGCGCTGGAGCTGCAAGGTGTGGAGCTCGAGGTGGCCGGCCCGTTCGTGCAGCAGTTGTATGCCGTGCCTGCCGAGAAGAGTGCGTTCACCGCGCTGAGCGAAGTGGCCTGCGGCAGTGTCCGAAATATCGGCGTCGATGAGCTGCTGCAGATGGGCTATCGCACGCTGCAGTCGGACCTCGAGTTCTCCTACCGCTTCGATCCTGGTGCGCAGAAGCTCACCTTCAACCTGCGCAACGATGCCCGCGACATGCTGGACCTGCACCTGAGCATGATGCTGATGAATGTGTCCGAGCGTCCGGGCGATATGCGCGTGAACCCGCCTCGGGTCGAGCAGGTCACCGTGCAGATGGACGACAACCAGTATCAACGTCGGGTCAGCGAGTTCTGCCGTAGCAAGCTCGGCCTTGACCAGAAGGCTTACGTGGCGCTGTCGCTGGAGAAGTTCGACAATGCCCTGCGTCAGCAGCGCGTTGCCCTGGACAAGCCGGTACTCGATGCCTACGGCCGCTACCTGAGCGATCCCCGTTCGCTGCGCATCGAGCTGACGCCCACCGAGGGGATGGCCTGGGGTGGTCTACAGTTCTTCGCACCCAAGGACGTGATCGGGATGCTACGGCCGAGCGTTCTGGTCAATCAGGAGGCGGTAACGCAGTTGGGGTTCACCTGGGTTGACCCTCTGAAACGCAAAATCACTCCTGAAAACGACCTTCAAATGGTTTCGGCTGAAGAAACGGTTGAGTCGAAGCCTAGAACGCAGCAATATGAGTTCGTTAGCGTTGACAGCCTTGCCCAGTACACCGGCAAGCGCCTGCAGTTCATCACGTTTGATGGTGCCTATTATCAGGGTGTGCTGCACAAGGTGGAGAACGGTCGAGCCTATATCACGGTCCTGCTTGGGACTGGCTCGGCGGAAATGTTCCTCCGCCTGAACAAGATCAATCAGGTGCGGGTCATGAAGTGAGGCCCCAGAAGGAGAGAGCAAGTGAGTGAGTCGTTGTCCATCCATCACGATGAAACCAGCCACCAGTTCGTCACGACGGTGGACGGCCATCGCGCCTATCTGGCCTATATGGATCTGGGCAAGCAGACGCTCGACATCTACCGCACCTTCGTCCCGGACACCCTGCGTGGCCGTGGCATCGCCGCCGCGCTCACCGAGCATGCCCTGCAGTATGCCGAGCGCAAGGGCTACAGCGTGATCCCGTCGTGCTCCTACGTGGAGCGCTATCTGGAGCGCCGCCAGCGTCATACCGACACCGCGCTCTGATCCTCGGAGCGCAGGCAAGAAAAAGCCGGGCTGATGCCCGGCTTTTTTGTTTTCGTCTGTAGCGTGTGCCGCGCTGGCGATTGGGCATCCTGTAGGGCGGATGATGGGTATCGCTTCGCTCCACGCCATCCTACAAAAACACGTCATGCCTGGCGCGGACGCTGGGCCAAAGAAAAAGCCGGGCATTTGCCCGGCTTTTTCGTGCCTGTGAAGCCTCAGCCGCGCTGACGCTTGGGCAGGACTTCCTTGAGCTTGGTGTGCATGCTGCGCACGGCCTTCTCGGTGGCGTCCCAGTCGATGCAGGCGTCGGTGACGGACACACCGTACTGCAGTTGGCAGAGGTCTTTCGGGATCGACTGGTTGCCCCAGTTCAGGTGGCTTTCCACCATCAGGCCGACGATGGAGTTGTTGCCTTCGGCGATCTGGTTGGCGACGTTGTCCATCACCAGCGGCTGCAGGGCCGGGTCCTTGTTGGAGTTGGCGTGGCTGCAGTCGACCATGATGTTCAGCGGGATTTTCGCCTTGTTCAGTTCCTGCTCGCACAGGGCGACGCTGACCGAGTCGTAGTTCGGCTTGCCATTGCCACCGCGCAGCACCACATGGCCATAGGGGTTGCCCTTGGTGGTGACGATGGACACACCGCCCAGCTGGTTGATGCCGAGGAAGCGGTGCGGGCTGGAGACCGACTGCAGGGCGTTGATCGCCACGGTCAGGCTACCGTCGGTGCCGTTCTTGAAACCGACCGCCGAGGACAGGCCGGAGGCCATCTCGCGGTGGGTCTGGGATTCGGTGGTGCGCGCGCCGATGGCTGACCAGCTGATCAGGTCCTGCAGGTACTGCGGGGAGATCGGGTCGAGCGCCTCGGTGGCGGTGGGCAGGCCCATCTCGGCGAGGTCGCGCAGCAGCTGGCGGCCGATGTGCAGGCCATCCTGGATCTTGAAGGAGTCGTCCAGGTAGGGGTCGTTGATCAGACCTTTCCAGCCGACGGTGGTACGCGGCTTCTCGAAGTACACGCGCATCACCAGGAACAGCGTGTCGGAGACTTCCGCGGCCAGCACCTTCAGGCGCTCGGCGTATTCGTGGGCGGCCTTGATGTCGTGGATCGAGCAGGGGCCAATCACCACGAACAGGCGGTGGTCCTTGCCGTCGAGAATGTCGCGGACGACCTGGCGGCCGTTGGCGACGGTGCGCAGGGCGGCGTCGGTCAGGGGGATTTCGCGCTTGAGCTGCTCCGGCGTGATCAGGGTCTCGTTGGAGGCAACGTTAAGGTCGTCGATCTGTAAATCAGCCATCGTGGTACTCAATCAGGTCACGGGTGCCGGCCGCCAGATATCCCCGTGCGATGGGGCGCAGGCAGGTATGTCGCTAAGGGGAACCCGAACCTTAACCGTTCCGGCGCCGGCTCGACAATGGGCTGAGGCAGGAAAATGCCCGGAACACGGGCTTTTGCGCGACTTTCTGCGCGAGTGGCGTCAGACCGCGCAAAACAATGGGAAGTCTGCGGCGTTGTGCGCGATCCACTCCAGGGCGAGATCCTCGATCGACTGAGCGGTGCCCAGTTCCTGCTCGCGCTGGCGCCGGTAGCTCTCAATCTGGCACACCTGCTCGACCATACGGGCGCGGAACAGCGTGTCCTCGTCGATGAAAGCGACGCCTACGAGGTAGTCGTTGTCCAGCTTGCGACTCCAGGCCACCACGCCCGGGTAACGCGCCGCATCGCCCAGCAGGGGAATGCGCAGCTCGATGGACGTGCCACGGCGAAAGCCCCGTGGTGAGTTGCACGCCACACCGCCGAGGCTGATATTGTGCAGGCGCTGGCGCGGCAGGAAGGTCTGCTTGCGAATGACCAGCTCAACCGGAAGGTCACAGGGGTGACGCAGGAACTGACGCATGACGGAATGCTCCGACTGCAATCTTTCTAGTATTGGCCATTTGAGTATAGTGCCGGCCCTGGAGCTGACAGACCTGGATGCCGACCGCCGGCTGCTTTCCCTGCCGGGTGTGTCGCTGCTGGTGTTCACCAGCGAGGGGTGCTCCTCCTGTCGCTGGGCGCGGGCGAAGCTGCCGGAGTTCGGCCTTCCCGTGGATCGCCTGTGCTGGATCGACGCCGGCCACAGCGGTGGATTGGTGGCGCGCTACGGCGTGTTTCACCTGCCGGCGATGTTCCTGGTGCGCGACGGCCATTTTCTTGGGCCGATCCACGCCGCCCTGCGCCCCGAACCCTTGATCGAAGCCCTGCGCG harbors:
- a CDS encoding crotonase/enoyl-CoA hydratase family protein, with translation MSELITYQLEDGIATLTLNNGKVNAISPAVIEAFNQALDQAVQDRAVVIVTGQPGILSGGYDLKVMTSGPDNAVNLVAAGSTLARRMLAHPYPVIVACTGHAVAKGAFLLLSADYRVGVDGPFQIGLNEVAIGMTMHHVGIELARDRLRRSAFTRSVVNAEMFSPRDAVDAGFLDKVVPAEQLQEAALEAARHLKKLNMTAHRNTKLKVRKQLLETLDRSIELDKQHLA
- a CDS encoding GNAT family N-acetyltransferase — encoded protein: MSESLSIHHDETSHQFVTTVDGHRAYLAYMDLGKQTLDIYRTFVPDTLRGRGIAAALTEHALQYAERKGYSVIPSCSYVERYLERRQRHTDTAL
- a CDS encoding 3-deoxy-7-phosphoheptulonate synthase → MADLQIDDLNVASNETLITPEQLKREIPLTDAALRTVANGRQVVRDILDGKDHRLFVVIGPCSIHDIKAAHEYAERLKVLAAEVSDTLFLVMRVYFEKPRTTVGWKGLINDPYLDDSFKIQDGLHIGRQLLRDLAEMGLPTATEALDPISPQYLQDLISWSAIGARTTESQTHREMASGLSSAVGFKNGTDGSLTVAINALQSVSSPHRFLGINQLGGVSIVTTKGNPYGHVVLRGGNGKPNYDSVSVALCEQELNKAKIPLNIMVDCSHANSNKDPALQPLVMDNVANQIAEGNNSIVGLMVESHLNWGNQSIPKDLCQLQYGVSVTDACIDWDATEKAVRSMHTKLKEVLPKRQRG
- a CDS encoding PilZ domain-containing protein; its protein translation is MRQFLRHPCDLPVELVIRKQTFLPRQRLHNISLGGVACNSPRGFRRGTSIELRIPLLGDAARYPGVVAWSRKLDNDYLVGVAFIDEDTLFRARMVEQVCQIESYRRQREQELGTAQSIEDLALEWIAHNAADFPLFCAV
- a CDS encoding thioredoxin, producing MTECSDCNLSSIGHLSIVPALELTDLDADRRLLSLPGVSLLVFTSEGCSSCRWARAKLPEFGLPVDRLCWIDAGHSGGLVARYGVFHLPAMFLVRDGHFLGPIHAALRPEPLIEALRAGLSRPAEELP